The following nucleotide sequence is from Mycobacterium sp. 3519A.
TCTTCAGGCCGAGGCCGGGCTGGTCGAACTTCGTGCCGATGACGATCTTGTCGCCGCCGCCGCCCCCGCCGCCACCACAGGCCGTCGCAGCGAACGGCAGGGCGATTGCGAGTGCGACGACACCGATGGCACGCACTGAGATGGACCGCATGTTTTTTCGTTCCTTTCGCGGGGTTAGTGCTTCAGGATCTTGCTGAGGAAGTCTTTGGCTCGGTCGGACTTCGGATTCTCGAAGAAGTCGGCCGGCTCGGCCGACTCGACGATCGCACCGTCGGCCATGAACACCACGCGGTTGGCGGCGCCTCGGGCGAATCCCATCTCGTGGGTGACCACCACCATGGTCATGCCGTCCTTCGCCAACCCGGTCATGACGTTCAGCACCTCGCTGATCATCTCCGGGTCCAGCGCGCTGGTCGGCTCGTCGAACAACATCACCTTCGGGTTCATCGCCAGCGAGCGGGCGATCGCGACGCGCTGCTGCTGTCCGCCCGAAAGCTGTGCCGGGTACTTGTCGGCCTGGTTGGCCACCCCGACCCGCTCGAGCAACTCCATGGCCTTCGCGCGCGCCTTGTCCTTGGACACCTTGCGCACCTTCATCGGCGCCAGCATGACGTTGTCCAGAATTGTCTTGTGCGCGAACAGATTGAAGGACTGGAACACCATCCCGACGTCGGAGCGCAACTGGGCCAGCTTGCGACCTTCGGCGGGAAGCACCTCGCCGTCGATCGCGATGGTGCCCTCGTCGATGGGTTCGAGCCGATTGATGGTGCGGCACAACGTGGACTTCCCCGACCCGGACGGCCCGAGCACGACGATCACCTGTCCGCGATCGACCTCCAGGTTGATGTCCTTGAGCACATGGAGGCTGCCGAAGTGCTTGTTGACGCCCTTGATAGAGATCATCGGCACGCCTGAGGGAGTCGATTTCACCACTTCCGCATCGGTCCCCGTGGCTTCCATGGGTGCAGACATTACCCAGGGAATGCCCAGCTTGCCTGGAACTCGCGAATCCACTCCGATCACCATGTCGGCACGTCCGTACCATGGGTCCGTGACTTCAGTGGTGGCGCAGCAGGCGACGGCAGGCTCTGCTGTTCGCTCGTCGGCGCGCACCTACCAGGTCCGCACCTATGGCTGCCAGATGAATGTGCACGACTCCGAACGGCTGGCCGGGTTGCTGGAAGCGGCGGGTTATGAGCGCGCGGCCGACGGATCCGACGCCGATGTGGTGGTGTTCAACACCTGCGCCGTGCGCGAGAACGCTGACAACAAGCTGTACGGAAACCTGAGCCACCTCGCGCCGCGCAAGCAGACCGACCCCGATATGCAGATCGCCGTCGGCGGCTGTCTGGCGCAGAAGGACCGCGACACCGTGCTGTCCAAGGCGCCGTGGGTCGACGTCGTGTTCGGCACCCACAACATCGGGTCGCTGCCGACGCTGCTCGAACGGGCGCGCCACAATCGCAAGGCCCAGGTCGAAATCGTCGAAGCCCTTGAGGAATTCCCGTCGGCTTTGCCTGCGGCCCGCGAATCCGCCTACGCCGCTTGGGTTTCCATCTCCGTCGGTTGCAACAACACGTGCACGTTCTGCATCGTGCCCGCGCTACGCGGCAAAGAGGTCGACCGCGGACCGGGTGACGTGCTGGCCGAAGTGCAGACCCTCGTCGATCAGGGCGTGCTCGAGGTGACGCTGCTCGGTCAGAACGTCAACGCCTACGGTGTCTCGTTCGCCGACCCGGAGCAGCCGCGTGACCGCGGCGCGTTCGCCAAGTTGTTGCGCGCCTGCGGCCGTATCGACGGCCTCGAGCGGGTCCGGTTCACCTCGCCGCACCCCGCCGAGTTCACCGACGACGTGATCGAGGCGATGGCGCAGACACCGAATGTCTGTCCGACGCTGCACATGCCGCTGCAATCCGGCTCCGACCGGATCCTGCGCGCCATGCGGCGGTCCTACCGCGCCGAGAAGTACCTCGGCATCATCGACCGCGTCCGGGCGGCCATCCCGCACGCCGCGATCACCACCGATCTGATCGTCGGGTTTCCCGGCGAGACCGAAGCAGACTTCGCGGCCACCCTCGAAGTGGTTGAGCGGGCCAGGTTCTCCAGCGCGTTCACCTTCCAATACTCGAAGCGGCCAGGTACCCCCGCCGCCGAGTTGGCCGACCAGCTGCCCAAAGCCGTTGTCCAGGAACGCTATCAGCGGCTCATCGAACTGCAGGAGCGCATCTCGCTAGAGGAGAACACCGCCCAGATCGGGCGCACCGTGGAACTGCTGGTGGCCACCGGCGAAGGACGCAAAGACGCCAGCACCGCCCGCATGTCGGGGCGGGCCCGCGACGGCCGGTTGGTGCACTTCGACCCCGCGGGCCTCGACATCCGGCCCGGCGACGTGGTCACCGCCACCGTCACCGGCGCCGCGCCGCATCACCTGATCGCCGACGGGGGCCCGCACTCGCACCGGCGCACCAGGGCCGGCGACGCACACGCGGCGGGGCGCAAACCCCGCACCGGTGTGGGAGCCGAAGGGTCGGCGACATCCAGCGTGGGCCTTGGCATGCCCGCCGTCGGCATGCCTGCGCCGCAGCCGACTTCCTCCGGGTGTGCCCGTTGACCTCCGGTAAAGACAACAACGGCAAGTTCGACGAGTTCAAGGGTGATCTGGAGGCGGCCGAACGCCGGGTGGCGCGTGAAATCGACCCTGGCGCACGAGCTTTGGCGCTCGCCATCGCCGTGTTCGTGCTACTGCTGACGTTCATCCTCCCGCACACCGGCAGCGCGAGAGGCTGGGACGTGCTGGTGGGCGACAACGCGGCGATCGCCAACGGCATCGCGCTGCCGTCACGGGTGTTCGTCTGGTTCGCGCTGGTGTTCGGCGTCGGCTTCTCCATGCTGGCGCTGCTCACCCGGCGCTGGGCGTTGGCGTGGATCGCGCTCGCCGGATCGACGGTCGCCTCGTTCACCGGCCTGCTGGCGGTGTGGTCGCGGCAGACCGCCCCCGCAGACGGTCCCGGCCCCGGCATCGGCCTGATCATCGCCTGGCTCGCGGTCATCACGCTGGCGTTCAACTGGGCACGCGCGGTGTGGGCGCGCACCGCGCTGCAACTCGCGGCCGAGGAGCAGCGCCGTCAGGACGCCGCCAAACGTCAGAACAAGAAGTTGATGGACACCATCAACGACGACGACAGCGACACCGACGACGACACCGACGACGGGCCGCCGAAGACCCAACCTCAATGACGCTGCGCTGAGGGTGCAAAAGTGCCTACAGCGCACGCCCTGAGCGCAGAGTCAACGCCCAAGACGCCGAAGACCTAGGCCCGCTTGCCCAACGCCTGCGCCGCCGCGTCGGCCCACTGCCGCCACTGTTCGGCGTTGGCCCGCGCCTCCTCGGCGTCCTTCGTCCGTCCGGCCGCCTGCGCCTTCTCCGCCTGCCGCTCGTATTGC
It contains:
- a CDS encoding amino acid ABC transporter ATP-binding protein → MISIKGVNKHFGSLHVLKDINLEVDRGQVIVVLGPSGSGKSTLCRTINRLEPIDEGTIAIDGEVLPAEGRKLAQLRSDVGMVFQSFNLFAHKTILDNVMLAPMKVRKVSKDKARAKAMELLERVGVANQADKYPAQLSGGQQQRVAIARSLAMNPKVMLFDEPTSALDPEMISEVLNVMTGLAKDGMTMVVVTHEMGFARGAANRVVFMADGAIVESAEPADFFENPKSDRAKDFLSKILKH
- the miaB gene encoding tRNA (N6-isopentenyl adenosine(37)-C2)-methylthiotransferase MiaB; translated protein: MSARPYHGSVTSVVAQQATAGSAVRSSARTYQVRTYGCQMNVHDSERLAGLLEAAGYERAADGSDADVVVFNTCAVRENADNKLYGNLSHLAPRKQTDPDMQIAVGGCLAQKDRDTVLSKAPWVDVVFGTHNIGSLPTLLERARHNRKAQVEIVEALEEFPSALPAARESAYAAWVSISVGCNNTCTFCIVPALRGKEVDRGPGDVLAEVQTLVDQGVLEVTLLGQNVNAYGVSFADPEQPRDRGAFAKLLRACGRIDGLERVRFTSPHPAEFTDDVIEAMAQTPNVCPTLHMPLQSGSDRILRAMRRSYRAEKYLGIIDRVRAAIPHAAITTDLIVGFPGETEADFAATLEVVERARFSSAFTFQYSKRPGTPAAELADQLPKAVVQERYQRLIELQERISLEENTAQIGRTVELLVATGEGRKDASTARMSGRARDGRLVHFDPAGLDIRPGDVVTATVTGAAPHHLIADGGPHSHRRTRAGDAHAAGRKPRTGVGAEGSATSSVGLGMPAVGMPAPQPTSSGCAR